Genomic segment of Methanobacterium spitsbergense:
GAATATCATAAATTATTTTAGCAGCATTTAACGAGGTAATATCTCCAATTTGAGTTGAAGAAACCTCAACCATATCAAATCCTACAATTTCTTTTCCTTTAAAACTGTAGATCAATTTTTCAACCTGTTTGGGAGTTAAACCACATGAAGAAGGAGTACCAACTGAAGGTGCATATGCAGGATCCAGCACATCTATATCAAAGGACAAATATATTGGGCCATGGATTTTTTCTATCAATTCGATTATTTCTCCAATGTTTTCATCAACATCACAAGATTTGAAAGTTTTTATATTTTGTTTACTTGAAAAACTTGCTTCATTCATTGATGCAGATCTAATACCTATTTGGATAATCTCTTTGGGATTCAGGTCAGATATCCTATGCATAACAGTTGCATGGGAATATTTTTCCCCAATGTAAAGATCTCTTAAATCCATATGGGCATCAAAATGTATTATAGTAATATCATCCATTTCAAATCCATGGCTTTCATCTATGGCTTTCAGTACACAGTAGCTGATGCTATGATCTCCACCAATTGTTAATGGAACCATTTCCATTGCTAATATTTCAGAAATAGTAGTTTTAAGCTTTGAACATGTTTTATTGAAATTTCCATGAACAACTTCCAAGTCTCCAAAATCGTATACTTCTGCAGATATATTCTTATCGAGAATCAGGTTATATCCTTCGAAATTATAGGATGCTTCCCTGATTGATCTGGGACCAAAACGAGCTCCTGGCTTGTAACTTGCTGTACCATCAAAAGGTACTCCTAAAATTGCAAATCTTAATTTATTATCAGAAATAGGGAATTCAACATCGATATCTGTTGTTTCCATTGAAAATGCGAACTTCAATACATTTTCTGTGTAAAAAAGCATTTATTATCGACTCAGTAAGTTTAATTGAAATACGTTATTAAATTTTTGATAAATCAGGAAATTATGGGTTTAACATAACCCATTTATCCTTTTATCCTCATTAACTTCTTTTTACCCATTGCCATGATATAATCCACTTCAGAACCTTCGTTAAGTTTGCCTTTAAGTTCATCTGGAATTGGGATATCAAATGTTTCATAGGTTTCAAGATCCATAAGCTGAACATCATTTTTTCCCATAATGGATAAAACTTGGCCTAAACATTTGTCTATCATGGGGACATCACACTTAGAATCAACGGGTTTAACAAAATTTCTCTTCTGACCATCAAATATTCCAGAGGCTTCGACTCTTGCCTTTGCAGCACCGTGTTTTCCCGGTGATGATGTTTGAATACTAGTGATCTTGGATGCTTCACCGCCTATTATAACATATTTACCAACTTTTAAGGTTTTAACTTCTACTACCTTTTTTGACATTTTTTACCTCCGATTATCATATATAGATCCTTTAATGAACCATTAAAGGGATTTTGAATATTTATAAATCTAAAAGAGATCAACAAAATTCATATTCAATTCATGATCTTTAATATATTTGTAATAGCATGTATACTATCATTATCCTATCTATGTTTAGATATGTAAACTTTTATAGATAACCATTGATCATATAGGATATGACTATGTTATTTTTGAATATTTAAATTTTAAGTGGTACAAATGAAAGTTTCGATAACTTCTGGAAGGGCTGA
This window contains:
- a CDS encoding translation initiation factor IF-5A, which translates into the protein MSKKVVEVKTLKVGKYVIIGGEASKITSIQTSSPGKHGAAKARVEASGIFDGQKRNFVKPVDSKCDVPMIDKCLGQVLSIMGKNDVQLMDLETYETFDIPIPDELKGKLNEGSEVDYIMAMGKKKLMRIKG
- the speB gene encoding agmatinase, translating into MLFYTENVLKFAFSMETTDIDVEFPISDNKLRFAILGVPFDGTASYKPGARFGPRSIREASYNFEGYNLILDKNISAEVYDFGDLEVVHGNFNKTCSKLKTTISEILAMEMVPLTIGGDHSISYCVLKAIDESHGFEMDDITIIHFDAHMDLRDLYIGEKYSHATVMHRISDLNPKEIIQIGIRSASMNEASFSSKQNIKTFKSCDVDENIGEIIELIEKIHGPIYLSFDIDVLDPAYAPSVGTPSSCGLTPKQVEKLIYSFKGKEIVGFDMVEVSSTQIGDITSLNAAKIIYDILSLQ